The proteins below are encoded in one region of Planctomycetota bacterium:
- a CDS encoding kelch repeat-containing protein, translating to MTREDQNTDQPFAKNNDTAATDKNALLKAAWSPIFEKLETRKLLADVTLVDLGFDTSTPGTLVDTDGEGTGFAGFQQNDAGDGFNADGLDLDTATGLLRVTTAGNTSNFRDANTHQNVLEKSFDATAGSFTAQVRLDGPTTAFDQQFQQAGLTFGPDADHYVKVVAGRWPEGQRIEFLYESTDTAGSSIIPFEAKLDAGSLDGQQHIDLRLQINADTGTVSAGYRLPGGDWVDFGTTVTISADDRVAFFATDAKAGIVQNDSQAAPANIGYDSFSLVRHNGSEADRPTVTGVNPADGATGVTRDIGIFANIAAGTSGGRIDQATLNANTVYLERTDNGQRVTANVQTSGAGDVIILTPSGSVLDANTDYTFVITDGVKDILGNAVVPFTSSFTTGTAGGTIDTSISFDRTQVALADGERWTGVTFGPDGRLYATTLDGLIYRFDVDADGAFSNKTEITTLRDDAGFRALIGLTFDPTSTADNLIAYAIHGDFEGILAGDARDWTGKISVLSGDDLGNIRDLVTGLPRSVGDHLTNQASFGPDGMLYLSQAANTAMGASDPTWSEANGTPRPERLLTAAILRIDVAAIGTGTVDVQTADTDTPYDPFAADAPVTLFATGVRNAYDLLWHSNGTLYAPTNGSGNGGNTPADPSQTGTDLTNVPEVQRDYLFAINQGGYYGSPNPVRNEFILNGGNPTAGVDPHEVATYPVGTQPDANWRVDDIAFDFGLRVSPNGIIEYRDDASTGSPFGGDLDGKIFVVRYATPQDILILTPGAGGGIVDARDGFSGLEDFAAPIDIIQQPGTGNLLVADLGTRAIYLLQPAESNAAPGNATVSDTTLYFNDNHTSGDRSPAQAVTVTNTGAGPLTLNGFDLDGADPADFRITGQPIAGTVLGAGESITLSVDFRADAKRIHEATLTIDTTNNDVIVRLRGIGTTGLDGQNEPSLQRILDLYEIPVNVGDPDPNTTHYPDDSSLRGDEVIAPRFTKAGPGEVSIEVLATMAGQQGSNSLIFGTYEPGTPQTMTELFRVAAEDRQSVNPGIDGVTTFDPGSDAFALWSSYAAFDHRVVYGEDVLNTWENNPDQRRKVRVFPLKDANGDVVPNAYVVGFEEWEQQSDQNDIVFVIRNVAPVVGAELGIENLDNVPFADRLVFSRISPDGVDTVNPNTVHDTATLRIRNTGESPLTINDLQLSSNEFEIIAGDVSSPVTLGRNEFRDVTVRFIYDRAGDGQEVRNATLTIISNDADEANRQVQLAGLWQSDSENNSRGISQEPKVTTIIEALGYSIDVGDVDTGGAYEAAGEETLSRYWTRADDSKPVGVRILGAWHGQGTPSQNSASTVRWFPEGNAGQRNFLFRHAATDGQTLLPRHSNGGPGYAEFTTNGNFGFFADGSYSDEQFHDNLNNEHAWRFYAAKDRDGNIIPGAYIAAHDYVGATFTNYDYQDNVYLITNVKPVTGPVQVADLTATPANGVTLNWAANTAGNVIGYDVFRDTGSGFVKLTDTPTAQTTFIDAGASGSATYRVVAVDYQGTSGTPADIQGNGDGTGGEVTQPATPTALAASLDGNQVILSWNDNATNETGYQIERSTNGGPFSLLTSAPANSSTYVDLTTTSATTYQYRVRAINSAGASAFSNVVTATTPASNVYSSTDIGSPALGSTAQLAPNVNYDLTAGSGSNISGNADNFRFLHRAISGDFDIAVTLQDITGPDEGVGGIMARSSLGSGSAHVSVLFSADRLGNFAYRDANGGSTTTTGNAAAGRPTEVRLQRVGTTFTAYVMLDGATWTPLGTAQLALGDTLQVGFAAAGNSDAGATVRLRNIRAVSITATAPAAPTALSAVASADRITLNWTDNANDEAGFRIERSTGGAFTTLATLGPDATNYEDTTAVAGTTYTYRVVAFNGGGEATSATASATITPTATAPDAPTGLEATIVETGVSLEWFDNADNETGFRIERRTDGGSFAPLANVGANITSFLDDTTDPDTTYEYRVFAVNSAGDSGASNTVNATTPADDSGETVTVLYEQKFDGNGNLDFRTYTGGVQSGGTFDVVNGQFVADNTGGFGSWYTAKLPIPDSGQVNFSIDASSSADVAGQLNVGVRIDGGAYQLLRSFRGPIDGVITVELNDIDASQIQIEVQARTTAGQFRFDNIRITDGAAADTGGGDAGGGDGGDTGGGDTGGDTATDVLVETFDLPNGTQQGTGELPWRTYVGGVQGGGFFGVRDGAFVAENTGGFASWYTPKITLPTGGPYTFSVDVSSSADVAGQLNVGVRIAGGSYQLLQSFRNPVTGTVRVSLADIPADQFQIEIQARTTAGSFTFDNVKITEPGTDTGGGGGGDTGGGDTGNGGDNGGGDDGGGNTGGGNNTGIDFLVETFPQANGTQQGTGALSWRTYTGGVQSGGFFGVRDGRLVAENTGGFASWYTPRLNLPAGDTYRFSVDVSSSANVAGQLNVNVRIGGQSQVVQSFRDPVTGTVTVTLDAIPAGEFQIEIQARTTAGFYAFDNVRIATVGSNGSGGSDGNTGGGDDNGDDNTGPNVTGITWTDAPQPGRSYAESSKAVVGDDVFIFGGYRVDFSSVRDVYRFRNNQWTRMADMPEAITHAGVETVGNEVWFAGAYIGREGLEQIYGSRKVWKYDTTNDAWSRGPDLPVERAGGDLVLIGRNLHFLGGQNIARSVDTREHWVLNLDNQGAGWQSRADMPVGRNHLAAETHNGLLYFFGSQSGHDEGLTPHTEVYSYDPATNSWTQRASMPAPRNHMHQTLVKKEDKLYIFAGQSEHNQSEDDIFEYDFANDSWRTIGTTTEPRTSPAVALLPDGRVLMIGGFRPGLIFQATYFGEFDFA from the coding sequence GTGACTCGCGAAGACCAGAACACCGATCAGCCGTTCGCCAAGAACAACGACACCGCGGCGACCGATAAAAACGCCCTGCTCAAAGCGGCGTGGTCCCCGATCTTCGAAAAGCTCGAAACCCGCAAGCTGCTTGCCGACGTGACGCTCGTTGATCTCGGCTTCGACACGAGCACCCCCGGCACGCTCGTCGACACCGACGGCGAGGGGACCGGCTTCGCAGGATTTCAACAGAACGACGCCGGCGACGGGTTCAACGCCGACGGCCTCGACCTTGACACCGCCACCGGCCTGCTACGCGTCACGACCGCCGGCAACACGTCCAACTTCCGTGACGCCAACACCCATCAGAACGTGCTCGAAAAGTCCTTCGACGCGACCGCCGGTTCGTTCACGGCGCAGGTCCGGCTCGACGGGCCGACCACGGCGTTCGACCAGCAGTTTCAGCAGGCGGGCCTGACGTTCGGCCCCGACGCCGATCATTACGTCAAGGTTGTCGCCGGCCGCTGGCCCGAGGGGCAGCGGATCGAGTTCCTCTACGAATCCACGGACACCGCCGGCTCGTCGATCATTCCGTTCGAGGCGAAGCTCGACGCGGGCAGCCTTGACGGCCAACAGCACATCGACCTGCGTTTGCAGATCAATGCCGACACCGGCACGGTCAGTGCCGGCTATCGCCTGCCCGGCGGAGACTGGGTGGACTTCGGCACGACCGTCACGATCTCGGCCGACGATCGGGTGGCCTTCTTCGCCACCGATGCCAAAGCCGGCATCGTGCAGAACGATTCGCAGGCCGCCCCCGCGAACATCGGCTACGACAGTTTTTCGCTCGTCCGCCACAACGGATCGGAAGCCGACCGCCCGACCGTGACCGGTGTCAATCCAGCCGACGGCGCAACCGGTGTCACCCGCGACATCGGCATCTTCGCTAACATCGCCGCGGGCACCTCCGGCGGCCGCATCGACCAAGCCACGCTCAACGCCAACACGGTTTACCTCGAACGCACCGACAACGGCCAACGCGTCACCGCCAACGTTCAAACGTCCGGTGCCGGTGATGTCATCATCCTCACCCCCAGCGGCAGCGTCCTCGACGCCAACACCGACTACACCTTCGTCATCACCGATGGCGTGAAGGACATCCTCGGCAACGCCGTCGTCCCGTTCACGTCCTCGTTCACCACCGGCACCGCCGGCGGGACGATCGACACGTCGATCAGTTTCGACCGCACACAGGTCGCGCTCGCCGACGGCGAACGTTGGACCGGCGTGACGTTCGGCCCGGACGGTCGGCTGTACGCCACCACCCTCGACGGGCTCATCTACCGCTTCGACGTCGACGCCGATGGCGCGTTCTCGAACAAGACAGAGATCACCACGCTCCGCGACGACGCCGGCTTTCGGGCGCTCATCGGTTTGACCTTCGACCCGACCTCCACCGCCGACAACCTGATTGCCTACGCCATCCATGGCGACTTCGAGGGCATCCTCGCCGGCGACGCCCGGGACTGGACCGGCAAAATCTCCGTGCTCTCCGGCGACGACCTCGGCAACATCCGCGACCTCGTCACCGGCCTGCCCCGCAGCGTCGGCGATCACCTGACGAATCAAGCATCCTTCGGTCCCGACGGGATGCTCTACCTGTCGCAGGCGGCCAACACGGCGATGGGCGCCAGCGACCCGACGTGGAGCGAAGCCAACGGCACGCCCCGGCCCGAGCGGCTTCTCACCGCCGCGATCCTGCGTATCGACGTCGCCGCGATCGGCACCGGAACCGTCGACGTGCAGACCGCCGACACCGACACGCCTTATGACCCGTTCGCTGCCGACGCGCCGGTGACGCTCTTCGCCACCGGTGTCCGCAACGCGTATGATCTGCTCTGGCACTCCAACGGCACCCTTTACGCCCCGACCAACGGCTCGGGCAACGGCGGCAACACCCCCGCCGACCCGTCACAAACAGGCACCGACCTCACCAACGTGCCCGAGGTCCAACGCGACTATTTGTTCGCGATCAACCAAGGCGGCTACTACGGCAGCCCCAATCCCGTCCGCAATGAGTTCATCCTCAACGGCGGCAACCCCACCGCCGGCGTCGACCCGCATGAGGTCGCCACCTACCCGGTCGGCACGCAGCCCGACGCCAACTGGCGTGTCGACGACATCGCGTTCGACTTCGGCCTGCGTGTCTCGCCCAATGGCATCATCGAGTACCGCGACGACGCCAGCACCGGCAGCCCGTTCGGCGGTGACCTCGACGGCAAGATCTTCGTCGTCCGCTACGCCACGCCACAGGACATCCTCATCCTCACGCCGGGCGCCGGCGGCGGCATCGTCGACGCCCGTGACGGGTTCAGCGGCCTCGAAGACTTCGCCGCACCGATCGACATCATCCAGCAGCCGGGCACGGGCAACCTGCTCGTGGCGGACCTCGGCACGAGAGCGATCTACCTTCTGCAACCGGCGGAATCCAACGCCGCACCGGGCAACGCGACTGTCTCCGACACGACGCTTTACTTCAACGACAATCACACCTCCGGCGACCGTTCGCCGGCACAGGCCGTCACCGTCACCAACACCGGTGCCGGCCCGTTGACGCTCAACGGATTCGACCTCGACGGAGCCGATCCGGCCGACTTCCGTATCACCGGTCAGCCGATCGCCGGGACCGTGCTTGGGGCGGGCGAGAGCATCACGCTCTCGGTCGATTTCCGTGCCGACGCCAAGCGCATCCACGAAGCGACGCTCACGATCGACACGACGAACAACGACGTGATCGTTCGGCTCCGCGGCATCGGCACCACCGGCCTTGACGGCCAGAACGAACCGTCGCTGCAGCGCATCCTCGACCTCTACGAAATCCCCGTCAACGTCGGCGATCCCGATCCCAACACCACGCACTACCCCGACGACAGTTCGCTGCGCGGCGACGAAGTGATCGCGCCGCGCTTCACCAAAGCCGGACCGGGCGAGGTGAGCATCGAAGTGCTCGCGACGATGGCCGGTCAACAAGGCAGTAACTCGCTGATCTTCGGCACCTACGAGCCGGGCACGCCGCAGACGATGACCGAATTGTTCCGCGTCGCCGCCGAGGATCGTCAGTCGGTCAATCCCGGCATCGACGGCGTCACCACCTTCGACCCCGGCTCTGACGCGTTCGCGCTCTGGTCCAGCTATGCCGCCTTCGACCATCGCGTCGTCTACGGCGAGGACGTGCTCAACACCTGGGAGAACAACCCCGATCAACGCCGCAAGGTCCGCGTCTTCCCGCTCAAGGACGCCAATGGCGACGTCGTGCCCAACGCCTACGTCGTCGGCTTTGAGGAATGGGAACAGCAGTCCGACCAGAACGACATCGTCTTCGTTATCCGCAATGTTGCCCCGGTCGTGGGTGCCGAGCTTGGCATTGAGAATCTCGACAACGTCCCGTTCGCGGATCGCCTGGTCTTCAGCCGCATCTCGCCCGACGGCGTCGACACGGTCAACCCCAACACCGTCCACGACACCGCGACGCTACGCATCCGCAACACCGGTGAGTCGCCGCTGACGATCAACGACCTCCAACTCTCCAGCAACGAGTTCGAGATCATTGCCGGCGACGTGAGCAGCCCCGTCACGCTCGGCCGTAACGAGTTCCGCGACGTCACGGTCCGCTTCATCTACGACCGCGCCGGCGACGGGCAGGAAGTCCGCAACGCCACGCTCACGATCATCAGCAACGACGCCGACGAGGCCAACCGCCAGGTCCAACTCGCCGGCCTCTGGCAGTCCGACTCCGAGAACAACAGTCGCGGCATTTCCCAGGAGCCCAAGGTCACGACCATCATCGAGGCCCTCGGCTACTCGATCGACGTGGGCGATGTCGACACCGGCGGTGCCTACGAGGCGGCCGGCGAGGAAACGCTCAGCCGCTACTGGACCCGCGCCGACGACTCCAAGCCGGTCGGCGTACGCATCCTCGGCGCGTGGCACGGGCAGGGCACACCGTCGCAGAACTCCGCCTCGACCGTCCGCTGGTTCCCCGAAGGCAACGCCGGTCAACGCAACTTCCTTTTCCGCCACGCCGCGACCGACGGGCAGACGCTGTTGCCCCGCCACTCCAACGGCGGGCCCGGCTACGCGGAGTTCACCACCAACGGCAACTTCGGCTTCTTCGCCGACGGCTCCTACTCCGACGAGCAGTTCCACGACAACCTCAACAACGAACATGCCTGGCGGTTCTACGCGGCCAAGGACCGTGACGGGAACATCATCCCCGGCGCGTACATCGCCGCCCACGACTACGTCGGCGCGACCTTCACCAACTACGACTACCAGGACAACGTCTACCTCATCACCAACGTCAAGCCCGTCACTGGCCCGGTGCAGGTCGCGGATCTGACGGCGACCCCGGCCAACGGCGTAACGCTCAACTGGGCCGCCAACACCGCCGGCAACGTCATCGGCTACGACGTCTTCCGCGACACCGGCTCGGGCTTCGTCAAGCTCACCGACACGCCCACCGCGCAGACGACGTTCATCGACGCCGGCGCTTCCGGCTCGGCGACCTACCGCGTCGTCGCCGTCGACTACCAAGGCACGTCCGGCACCCCGGCCGACATCCAGGGCAACGGCGACGGCACCGGCGGTGAGGTCACGCAACCCGCCACACCGACCGCCCTCGCCGCGAGCCTCGACGGCAACCAAGTCATCCTCTCCTGGAACGACAACGCCACCAACGAGACCGGCTACCAGATCGAACGTTCCACCAACGGCGGCCCGTTCTCCCTGCTCACCAGCGCACCGGCGAACAGCTCGACCTACGTCGACCTGACCACCACCAGCGCGACGACGTACCAGTACCGCGTCCGCGCGATCAACTCCGCCGGCGCATCGGCGTTCTCCAACGTCGTGACCGCCACGACCCCGGCGAGCAACGTCTATAGCTCCACCGACATCGGCTCCCCGGCGCTGGGCTCGACGGCGCAGCTCGCGCCCAACGTCAACTACGACCTCACCGCCGGCTCCGGTAGCAACATCTCCGGTAACGCCGACAACTTCCGCTTCCTCCACCGCGCGATCTCCGGCGACTTCGACATCGCCGTCACGCTGCAGGACATCACCGGCCCCGACGAGGGTGTCGGCGGCATCATGGCCCGCAGCTCGCTCGGCAGCGGCAGTGCCCACGTCTCGGTGCTGTTTAGCGCCGATAGGCTCGGAAACTTCGCCTACCGCGATGCCAACGGTGGCTCGACGACAACCACCGGCAACGCCGCTGCCGGCCGCCCCACCGAGGTCCGTCTCCAACGCGTCGGCACGACCTTCACCGCCTATGTCATGCTCGACGGCGCGACGTGGACCCCGCTCGGCACCGCGCAGCTCGCACTCGGCGACACGCTGCAGGTCGGCTTCGCCGCAGCCGGCAACAGCGACGCGGGCGCGACCGTCCGGCTGCGCAACATCCGCGCGGTCAGCATCACCGCCACCGCCCCGGCCGCACCGACCGCCCTCTCGGCCGTCGCCTCCGCGGACCGCATCACGCTGAACTGGACCGACAACGCCAACGACGAAGCGGGCTTCCGCATCGAACGCTCCACCGGCGGTGCGTTTACAACCCTCGCGACGCTCGGCCCTGATGCGACGAACTACGAGGACACCACCGCCGTCGCTGGCACGACCTACACCTACCGCGTCGTTGCCTTCAACGGTGGCGGCGAAGCAACCAGCGCCACGGCATCGGCGACGATCACGCCCACCGCGACCGCACCCGACGCACCGACCGGCCTCGAAGCAACCATCGTCGAGACCGGCGTTTCGCTCGAATGGTTCGACAACGCCGACAACGAGACCGGCTTCCGCATCGAACGCCGGACCGACGGTGGCTCGTTCGCGCCACTGGCCAATGTCGGAGCCAACATCACCAGCTTCCTCGACGACACGACCGATCCCGACACGACGTACGAGTACCGCGTCTTCGCCGTCAACAGTGCCGGCGACAGCGGTGCGTCCAACACCGTCAACGCGACCACGCCGGCCGATGACAGTGGCGAGACCGTCACCGTGCTCTACGAGCAGAAGTTCGACGGCAACGGCAACCTGGACTTCCGCACCTACACCGGTGGCGTTCAGTCCGGCGGAACCTTCGACGTTGTCAACGGCCAGTTCGTTGCCGACAACACCGGCGGCTTCGGCTCGTGGTACACGGCCAAGCTGCCCATCCCCGACTCCGGCCAAGTCAACTTCTCGATCGACGCGAGCAGTTCCGCCGACGTTGCCGGCCAGCTCAATGTCGGTGTCCGCATCGACGGCGGCGCGTATCAACTGCTCCGCAGCTTCCGCGGACCCATCGACGGTGTGATCACGGTCGAGCTCAACGACATCGACGCGAGCCAGATTCAGATCGAGGTCCAGGCACGTACCACGGCCGGGCAGTTCCGCTTCGACAACATCCGCATCACCGACGGCGCGGCAGCGGACACCGGCGGCGGTGACGCGGGCGGCGGTGATGGCGGCGATACGGGTGGCGGCGACACGGGCGGCGACACCGCGACCGACGTCCTCGTCGAAACCTTCGACCTGCCCAACGGCACCCAGCAAGGCACCGGCGAACTCCCGTGGCGCACCTATGTCGGCGGCGTCCAAGGCGGCGGCTTCTTCGGCGTCCGCGACGGCGCGTTCGTCGCCGAAAACACCGGCGGCTTCGCAAGCTGGTACACGCCCAAGATCACCCTGCCGACCGGCGGGCCGTACACGTTCTCCGTCGACGTGAGCAGTTCCGCCGACGTGGCCGGCCAGCTCAACGTCGGCGTCCGCATCGCCGGCGGTAGCTACCAACTGCTCCAGTCCTTCCGCAACCCGGTCACCGGAACCGTCAGGGTTTCGCTGGCCGACATCCCGGCCGATCAGTTCCAGATCGAAATCCAGGCACGCACGACCGCCGGGAGCTTTACGTTCGACAACGTGAAAATCACGGAACCCGGCACGGACACCGGCGGTGGTGGCGGCGGCGACACAGGTGGCGGCGACACCGGAAACGGTGGCGACAACGGCGGCGGTGATGACGGTGGAGGCAACACCGGAGGCGGTAACAACACCGGCATCGACTTCCTCGTCGAAACTTTCCCGCAGGCCAACGGCACCCAGCAAGGCACCGGCGCACTCTCGTGGCGTACATACACCGGCGGCGTTCAGTCGGGCGGGTTCTTCGGCGTTCGCGACGGCCGACTCGTCGCCGAGAACACCGGCGGCTTCGCAAGCTGGTACACGCCCAGGCTCAACCTTCCCGCAGGCGACACGTACCGCTTCAGCGTCGACGTGAGCAGCAGCGCGAACGTGGCCGGGCAACTCAACGTCAACGTCCGCATCGGCGGCCAGTCGCAGGTGGTCCAATCCTTCCGCGACCCGGTGACCGGCACGGTCACGGTGACCCTTGATGCCATCCCGGCCGGCGAGTTCCAGATCGAGATTCAGGCAAGGACCACGGCCGGCTTCTACGCCTTCGACAACGTCCGCATCGCGACCGTTGGCTCCAATGGCAGCGGCGGTAGCGACGGTAACACCGGCGGCGGGGATGACAACGGCGACGACAACACCGGCCCCAACGTCACCGGCATTACGTGGACCGACGCGCCCCAACCCGGACGCAGCTACGCCGAGAGCAGCAAGGCCGTCGTCGGCGATGACGTCTTCATCTTCGGCGGCTACCGCGTCGACTTCTCCAGCGTCCGCGACGTCTACCGCTTCCGCAACAATCAGTGGACCCGCATGGCCGATATGCCCGAGGCGATCACCCACGCGGGCGTCGAAACTGTCGGCAACGAAGTCTGGTTCGCCGGGGCGTACATCGGACGCGAGGGCCTGGAGCAGATCTACGGCTCACGCAAGGTGTGGAAGTACGACACGACCAACGACGCTTGGTCGCGCGGGCCGGACCTGCCTGTCGAACGCGCCGGCGGTGACCTTGTTCTTATCGGCCGAAACCTCCACTTCCTGGGCGGCCAGAACATCGCACGCAGCGTCGACACGCGTGAGCACTGGGTGCTGAATCTCGACAACCAGGGCGCCGGCTGGCAAAGCCGGGCCGACATGCCCGTCGGTCGCAACCACCTCGCCGCCGAGACACACAACGGCCTGCTGTACTTCTTCGGCAGCCAGTCCGGCCACGACGAAGGACTCACGCCCCACACCGAGGTCTACTCCTACGACCCCGCAACCAACAGCTGGACCCAGCGTGCCTCGATGCCCGCGCCGCGTAATCACATGCACCAGACGCTGGTGAAGAAGGAAGACAAGCTCTACATCTTCGCCGGACAGTCCGAGCACAACCAGTCCGAGGATGACATCTTCGAGTACGACTTCGCCAATGACAGTTGGCGCACGATCGGCACGACGACCGAGCCGCGCACCAGCCCGGCTGTCGCACTGCTACCCGACGGCCGCGTGCTGATGATCGGCGGCTTCCGACCGGGACTGATATTCCAGGCCACGTACTTCGGCGAGTTCGATTTCGCGTGA
- a CDS encoding Cof-type HAD-IIB family hydrolase — MTTPVAAVRPLPIRLVAIDLDGTLLDANKKVSTKTADALHELRETTDVRVVLATARPPRSVRPIYRELRLDTWQVNYNGALIWDEPGNMAHFHRPIPGELCFRMCDTARDLFDEVLIHAEIMDKWFTDRENDPEHTTETGKMFQPDAIGPVEDFCRFPITKLMMLGEPAMLTRIETALLAEFRKDVQILHTDRDLLQIMDKRVSKGVALSKIAGHFGIRASQTLAIGDNLNDAGMMKWAGRSVAMGNGHKHIKKIADFVAPSNEEDGVHAALEWARLL; from the coding sequence ATGACGACGCCCGTGGCTGCCGTACGTCCGTTACCGATCCGCTTGGTCGCGATCGATCTTGACGGCACGCTGCTCGATGCGAACAAGAAAGTCAGCACCAAGACCGCCGACGCGCTGCACGAGCTGCGTGAGACGACCGACGTGCGCGTCGTCCTCGCCACCGCCCGCCCGCCCCGCTCGGTCCGGCCGATCTACCGCGAACTCCGGCTCGACACTTGGCAGGTCAACTACAACGGCGCGCTCATCTGGGACGAGCCGGGCAACATGGCCCACTTCCACCGCCCGATCCCCGGCGAGCTCTGTTTCCGCATGTGCGACACCGCACGCGACCTTTTCGACGAGGTGCTCATCCATGCCGAGATCATGGACAAGTGGTTCACCGACCGTGAGAACGACCCGGAGCACACCACAGAAACCGGCAAGATGTTCCAGCCAGACGCGATCGGGCCGGTCGAGGACTTCTGTCGCTTTCCGATCACCAAACTGATGATGCTCGGTGAGCCGGCCATGCTCACGCGGATCGAAACCGCCCTGCTAGCCGAGTTCCGCAAGGACGTTCAGATCCTGCACACCGACCGTGACCTGCTGCAGATCATGGACAAGCGTGTGAGCAAGGGCGTCGCGCTGTCGAAGATCGCCGGCCACTTCGGCATCCGCGCAAGCCAGACCCTGGCCATAGGCGACAACCTCAACGACGCCGGCATGATGAAATGGGCCGGCCGGTCCGTCGCGATGGGCAACGGTCACAAGCACATCAAGAAAATCGCCGACTTCGTCGCACCGTCCAACGAGGAGGACGGTGTGCATGCGGCGCTCGAGTGGGCGCGGCTACTGTGA
- a CDS encoding tRNA pseudouridine(13) synthase TruD, which produces MELPHLTSAPGIGGTIKARPTDFFVQELSDDEATGDGEHVLFEIRKVGITTDEAVRRIANALRLDPRNIGTAGRKDKWAVTQQRMTALGARDSQVMALQADDLQVLWAAHHRKKLHAGHLSGNRFAVIVRNVNPTDVVKLRPVLNELIERGMPNYFGPQRFGKYGDNAERGFELLRAGEQAIRKTPRSKREMLVSAAQSAVFNAVVAERIRQGIFDKLIPGDVAKKTDTGGCFVVEDVEKEQPRCANWEISPAGPLPGPKLLAAKAEALALEQKVFAEFGVKPEDFAAAGRSFPGERRAIRVRPEQTELAGGVDDFGPQITVAFNLPKGSYATTLMRELLKVDDMEKRDDRGPIEGLQPRVGAPDGKV; this is translated from the coding sequence GTGGAACTGCCTCATCTCACCAGCGCCCCCGGCATCGGCGGCACCATCAAAGCCCGACCGACCGACTTCTTCGTCCAGGAACTCTCCGACGACGAGGCCACCGGCGATGGCGAGCATGTGCTCTTCGAAATCCGCAAAGTCGGCATCACGACCGACGAAGCCGTTCGACGCATCGCCAACGCACTCCGGCTCGACCCACGCAACATCGGCACCGCCGGCCGCAAGGACAAGTGGGCCGTCACCCAGCAACGCATGACCGCACTTGGTGCGCGTGATTCGCAAGTCATGGCGCTGCAAGCCGACGATTTGCAGGTGCTTTGGGCGGCACACCACCGCAAAAAACTCCACGCCGGGCACCTCTCGGGCAACCGCTTCGCCGTGATCGTGCGCAACGTCAACCCGACCGATGTTGTCAAGCTCCGCCCCGTGCTCAACGAACTGATCGAGCGTGGCATGCCCAACTACTTCGGCCCGCAACGCTTCGGCAAGTACGGCGACAACGCCGAGCGCGGCTTCGAACTGCTCCGCGCCGGCGAGCAGGCGATCCGTAAGACGCCCAGGTCCAAGCGTGAGATGCTCGTGAGTGCCGCCCAGTCGGCGGTGTTCAACGCCGTCGTCGCGGAGCGGATTCGCCAAGGCATCTTCGACAAGCTCATCCCCGGCGACGTCGCGAAGAAGACCGACACCGGTGGCTGCTTCGTGGTCGAGGACGTCGAGAAAGAGCAACCGCGATGTGCGAACTGGGAGATCAGCCCGGCCGGCCCGTTGCCGGGGCCGAAGCTGCTCGCGGCGAAGGCCGAAGCGTTGGCGTTGGAGCAGAAAGTCTTCGCCGAGTTCGGCGTAAAGCCCGAAGACTTTGCCGCCGCCGGCCGCAGCTTTCCAGGCGAACGCCGCGCGATCCGCGTCCGCCCCGAACAGACCGAACTCGCCGGCGGTGTCGACGACTTCGGCCCGCAGATCACCGTCGCCTTCAACCTCCCCAAGGGCAGCTACGCCACCACGCTCATGCGCGAGCTGCTCAAAGTGGACGACATGGAAAAGCGCGACGACCGCGGCCCGATCGAAGGCCTGCAACCCCGCGTCGGGGCGCCGGACGGGAAAGTGTGA
- a CDS encoding DUF4174 domain-containing protein has translation MPATEELAEPFSLSEYRWAQRPLLIFAPDEGHDALRRMRGAVLASEEAFLDRDMVLVTAIGTRLGHASDRELTVDDIQSLRLEYDVPVDQLAALLIGKDGGVKRRETSFVSLTDIFEQIDGMPMRQDEMRKQ, from the coding sequence ATGCCAGCCACCGAAGAACTTGCCGAGCCGTTTTCCCTGTCCGAGTACCGCTGGGCACAGCGCCCGCTGCTGATCTTCGCGCCCGACGAAGGCCACGATGCATTGCGACGCATGCGCGGTGCGGTTCTCGCCAGCGAAGAAGCGTTTCTCGACCGTGACATGGTGCTGGTCACCGCGATCGGCACCCGCCTGGGACATGCCAGCGATCGGGAACTGACGGTCGACGATATTCAATCGCTGCGACTCGAATACGACGTGCCGGTCGACCAGCTTGCCGCACTGCTCATCGGCAAGGACGGCGGCGTCAAACGCCGCGAAACGTCGTTCGTCTCCCTCACCGACATCTTCGAACAGATTGACGGCATGCCAATGCGTCAAGACGAGATGCGTAAGCAATAG